AACAGCAGGCTGCCGGCCTCTTCGAGATGTACCTCGGCCTCGAGCCAGAACTCTGGATCGAGACTGACGACGTCGAGGAGGAAGTCCCAGTCGAGCCTGACGAGGACGCAGATGAGGACGAAGACGCAGAGCCTGAGTTCGAGACTGAGGTCGTCGAGAAGGAGACGCTCTACCTCGAGGCCACGCCACAGATGACCATGAACCAGCAGTGGATGATGGGCAAGCAGCAGATCGGTCAGGACATCATCGACCAGATCGGTGTCGACCGCGTCATCGTCCAGGAAGTCATCGACGGCATGGGTGGCATGGGCATGCCCGGCATGATGGGTGGTATGGGCGGCATGGGCGGTGGCGACATCGAGGAAGCACTCGAGGACGCCGATGTCGACGCCGACGAGATCGTCGACGAACTCGAAGGCGCAGAAGAGTAACCCTGCGACCAGCGGTTTCAGTTCTTGCGGTTTCAGACAGTATCAGTCTCGACTGTGGTGGTTCCGCTGAGCCGAACGTCGGGTCTGTGTAGCGCGCAAACAGTGTCACTTGGAGCTGAAATCGCGGGAGCTGAGACCGATATCAGGACCAAGACCAGAAACAGGAACTAAAAATGGGGCGCGGGAACGGCGAACTCAGGCGATATCTCGACTCGTATCGATCGCCACCTCTTCAGTCAACTCGAGTTTGATCGCCTCGGTCGGCTGGCTGCCGCCGCGGAACTTGGGAACGGTGAGGTGGTTCTCGAGTTCGGCACCGGAGATTGCGGTCTGGAGATCGAAAACCGCGTCCGCTGCATGGAAGGTTCGAGACCGGTTCGTCGGTTCGTCGCCTTTCAGGCAGTGGAGGACGGCGATACCGTTTTTCTCGAGCATCTGAGTCTTGAGGTCGTTGAGGAACGAGATAAACTCCTCGCGGTCGGTGTGCTCGAGAACGTCCATGGTGTCGATGATCAGGTTCGCACCATCGGGAAGGGCGTTGATGAGTTTCCGTGTTTCCGTGATCGGGGCATCGCTGCCGACGTGTCGAATTGTCGGGTTGCCGACGTCAGACGGCGAGTTCTCGACGGCGTGGCGGACAGCATCGGTCGACCGTTCGGTCGAGAGATACAGCGTGCCACGTGCCGCGGTCAGCTCGTACAACAGGAGTTCCGATTGACTGGCGGGGGCTGCAGTGTACGCGACGAGACAGCCCGGCGGGAGCCCACCGTCGAGTTTTCGATCCAGCACGTCGATCCCGGTCTCCAGCCGTTCTACCATACGGATATCGTGTCTTTCTGTAGTTCGTGCATAATTCTTTGCCTTTGTAGTACTGTCACGCCAGGTGGTGAATCGAGACGGCGACGCGGAATGGTGGGATTCAAGAGGAATGCAAGAGCCAACACGAACGAATGCGCCACGATCACCTCATCACGAGCAAACAACTCTCGCGGGCGGACATCGAGACTGTCCTCGATCGGGCAGCCGAGATCGCCGACGATCCGGATGCCGTCGCCAACCGCCACGCGAACGCCGTGCTCGGCCTGCTCTTTTTCGAACCAAGCACACGGACGAAGATGAGCTTCGAAACCGCGATGAAGCGCCTCGGTGGCTCCGTCGTCGACATGGGCTCGGTCGAGTCCTCGAGTGTCAAAAAGGGGGAGACACTCGCGGACACCGTCCGCGTCATCGAGGGCTACGCCGACTCCCTCGTCCTTCGTCACCCCAAACAGGGAGCCGCCGCGATGGCATGCGAGTTCGTCGACGTCCCACTGCTGAACGCCGGCGACGGCGCGGGCCACCACCCAACCCAGACGATGCTCGACCTCTACACGATTCGAGAAAACGCAGGGCTGGACGACCTCACCATCGGCATCATGGGCGATCTGAAGTACGGCCGCACCGTCCACTCGCTGTCCTACGCGCTCACCAACTTCGACACACACCAGCACTTCATCAGCCCCGAGAGCCTGCAACTGCCTCGCGAAGTCGTCTACGACCTCCACCAGCAAGACGACACCCAGATCCGCGAACACGAGGCACTCGAGTCCGTCCTTCCCTCGCTCGACGTGCTCTACGTCACGCGGATTCAGCGCGAGCGGTTCCCGGACGAGAACGAGTATCAGAAGGTCGCCGGCGAGTACCAGATCGATCTGGAGACACTCGAGGACGCGAGTGACGACCTGACGATCATGCACCCGCTGCCGCGGGTCGACGAGATTGCGCCGGAAATCGACGAGACGGAGCACGCGGCGTACTTCGAGCAGGCACACAACGGGGTGCCGGTGCGGATGGCGCTGCTTGATCTGTTGCTGTCAGGAGGTGAGACCGATGAGTGACGATCACGATCATCACGACGGCAACGCGGACCACGAACTGCGCGTCAGCAAGATCCAGGACGGGACCGTCATCGACCACGTCCGCGGTGGCCAGGCGCTGAACGTGCTCGCAATTTTGGGCATCGACGGCAGTAAAGGCGAGGAGGTCTCCGTCGGAATGAACGTTCCCTCGGACCGCCTCGCGCGCAAGGACATTGTCAAGGTCGAGGGCCGCGAACTGAGCCAGGACGAGGTCGACGTACTCTCGCTGATCGCACCCGATGCCTCGATCAACATCGTCCGCGACTACGATGTCGTAGAGAAACACCGCGTCGAGCGTCCCGCCGTCGTTGAGGGTGTCCTCTCCTGTCCGAACGCAGACTGCATCACGACCGACGGCGAGCCGGTCACCTCTCGGTTCGAGGTACTCGATGACGCCGTCCGCTGTTCGTACTGCGAAACGATCACGCGCGAGGGTATTGCAGAACTGATCGATACGAACTGAGTGCCACCAGCGAGAGGTGGTGGGGCAGCAAGGCGGTGATCGGCGACGTGAAGGTGGAGTCCACTCTGTCACGTTGCCGCCGATTCTCGCTGTGCAAAAGAGGGGCCGAATACGATAGGTGTGCTATATTTTCACGAGGAGAGAACCGTCCAGAATAGCTAAGTACGAGCCGATCGATTGTTATGGTGTATATGTCACGCACGATTAAAGTCGTACTCGCCCTGGTCGTCATCGCCGTCCTCTGGAAACTTCTCAGCACGAGCGGCAGCGACATCGACGACGAGATCGAGTACGACCCCGTCGAGTAATCGACGCGACGTCACGCATAGTCTCACCAATAGTACACAACCGTTCGAGCGTCGACACGACTGCGGATCGGATCCCTTCCCTGATTCGTTCCGGTCCGTTCCGGTCCGCTCTGTTCCGGTCCGGCCGGTCAACGATCCCTGATCCTCGATCCCCGATCCTCAGTCCTCGATCCGAACGGCTTACAGGCACGGCGTCGTACGCTGCAGTATGTACGGCGTCGTCACTCGCAACGCTGAAGAAGTCCGGTGGCCGGAGTTCGACCGCGGATTCTACGAAGTCAAGGACGTGACCGGCCGGTCTGCCGACCCGATCGAGGACGGGGTGAACATGGTCTCCTGCTTCGGCGACAACGCGGCCGCAGATGCAGACCCGTCGCTCATCCCCGTCGACGATATGGGTCGTCCCGCAACCCGTGATCGAAAATACTTCGACTGGGCCTACATCTGCCCGTCTCGACAGGACTACCGCGAGGGCCTCCTCGAGATTATCGACGACTGCGTCGCGGCTAACGAGGACGTTCGACTCGACGACGTCGGCTTCCCTCGCGAAGGATACTGTCGCTGTGGCGTCTGCGAACAGGCCTTCGAGGCCAGCGAGTTCGACGACCGTCAGGCCTGGCGCGCCGACGTGATCACGGACTTCGTCGCCGAAGCCGCCGAGCGAATCCCCGGCCGCGTCTACCTGACGCTCTACCCGGACCCATACCCCGGCCACCTCTACGAACGTGCCGGGCTGGATCTCGACGCACTCGAGGAACACGTCGACGAGTTCGTCATCCCGCTGTACGATATGGCCTACGAGACGACCTACTGGCTCGAGACGATCGCGAAGGGATTCCAGAGTGCACTCGAGACGCCCTTCAGCATCGAGCTGTACGCGATCGATATCGAGATCGATAATTTGATTCACGCGCTCGAGGTGGCAGAACACTACGCTGAGGGAGTGTTCTTCGGGTACGAGGCATCGAACGCGCGAGCGGCGCTGCGCAGGCGACGTGCCGACGAGCGGGAAGGTGTTTCACACGGCGAGCCGCAGTAGAGTAGCACTGTTCTAGCACTTTAGCACTATTCTGGTGGCTCTGAGACGGGAAGAACGGAAATAGAGTCGAGTGACCTACCGGGTGTCGTCGCCGACGATGTCGTCATCGTCGTCGTCATCTAACAGCCCCTCGTCGTCGGTATCGTCGTCCATGAGGTCGCTGTCGTCGTCACCAATCAGGTCATCGTCGTCGTCATCGATGATGCCGTCGTCGTCCGATCGGCCGCGGCGGTCGTCATCGTCCATGAGGCCATCGTCGCCACGGTCATCGTCCATCAGACCGTCGTCGCCATGGTCGTCGCCGAGCATACTATCATCGTCTCGGTCGTCGTCTCCGATGAGGCTGTCATCATCACGGTCATCGTCCATGATGCCGCTGTCGTCTCCGCGACGGCTATCGTCGTCCATAATGCCGTCGTCATCGTCACCGATGAGACTGTCGTCATCCCGGTCATCGTCTCCGATCAGTCCGTCATCGTCGTGGTCGTCGTCACCGATGAGGCTGTCATCGTCGTGGTCGTCGTCACCGATGAGGCTGTCATCGTCGTGGTCATCATCGCCGATGAGGCTGTCGTCGTCTCGGTCGTCGTCCATCAACCCGCTATCGTCAGTCCGGTCGCCTCGACCGGTATCTGTGTCCGTCATTCCGCCCGACTCTGTCTCTCGTCCCGTACTGGTTCCAGCACCAGCACCAGCACCAGCACCAGCACCAGCACCAGCACCGGCACCGGCACCAGTACTGGTCCCTGGACCAGTCCCCGACAAATCACTCTGGAGATGAATCGCGTCGTCAGTCATCTCCGCAACTGCCGTCTCCTGCAACGGATACGCATCGTCGGTCCCGCCCCAGCCGAGTTTCGCCTTAATTGTGTCCGCGATACCCGGATCCGGTTCGACGTGTGCCGTCCCGTGTTCGACGTCGGCGACGATACCGACCTCGTCACCCGCCGCGTTCACAACCGTCTTTCCGACGTCGTCGTCTGTAAATTGTGGAGACATTGCACCAACGAGTATGTCAAACACGACCAAGATGGTGGTGCTTGCGCTGGCTTGCGAGTTTGCCACCAACGCGTGTCTCGGCCGCCCTCACCGCCACTACTTCTGTCATCATCCTTGCTCCTCTCGAGTACCGCGCTCATCAAAATATCGTACCGCTGGACAACACCTCGATACAAAACGAGAGGTCGCGTGCACGACCCCAACCGGACGTGGCTACTCGTTGAATGCAGGCTCTCGTCCTTCAAGGAACGCAGCAACACCCTCCTCGTGGGACTCAGTGGCGCGAGCGTGGACCTGCAGCAGATTTTCGTAATCCAGCGCCTCGTCCCACTGTCGACCCATATTCTCGTGCATCGCCTGCTTCATCATGCCGATCACGTCCGTTGGCCGACGGCCGAGTCGCTCGACCGTCTCCGTCACCCGTTCGTCGAGTTCGTCGGCCGGCATCGACTCGTTGATCAGATCGAGATCCGCCGCACGCTCTGCGTCGAAGAATTCACCGGTGAACGCGAGTTTCTTCGCAGCACGAAGGCCGATCAACCGCGGAAGCATGAACGTCCCGCCGGTGTCTGGAATGAGGCCAACGCGAACGAACGCACAGGAGAAGGTCGCATCCTCGGCCGC
The DNA window shown above is from Natrialba magadii ATCC 43099 and carries:
- a CDS encoding RAD55 family ATPase: MVERLETGIDVLDRKLDGGLPPGCLVAYTAAPASQSELLLYELTAARGTLYLSTERSTDAVRHAVENSPSDVGNPTIRHVGSDAPITETRKLINALPDGANLIIDTMDVLEHTDREEFISFLNDLKTQMLEKNGIAVLHCLKGDEPTNRSRTFHAADAVFDLQTAISGAELENHLTVPKFRGGSQPTEAIKLELTEEVAIDTSRDIA
- the pyrB gene encoding aspartate carbamoyltransferase; its protein translation is MRHDHLITSKQLSRADIETVLDRAAEIADDPDAVANRHANAVLGLLFFEPSTRTKMSFETAMKRLGGSVVDMGSVESSSVKKGETLADTVRVIEGYADSLVLRHPKQGAAAMACEFVDVPLLNAGDGAGHHPTQTMLDLYTIRENAGLDDLTIGIMGDLKYGRTVHSLSYALTNFDTHQHFISPESLQLPREVVYDLHQQDDTQIREHEALESVLPSLDVLYVTRIQRERFPDENEYQKVAGEYQIDLETLEDASDDLTIMHPLPRVDEIAPEIDETEHAAYFEQAHNGVPVRMALLDLLLSGGETDE
- the pyrI gene encoding aspartate carbamoyltransferase regulatory subunit encodes the protein MSDDHDHHDGNADHELRVSKIQDGTVIDHVRGGQALNVLAILGIDGSKGEEVSVGMNVPSDRLARKDIVKVEGRELSQDEVDVLSLIAPDASINIVRDYDVVEKHRVERPAVVEGVLSCPNADCITTDGEPVTSRFEVLDDAVRCSYCETITREGIAELIDTN
- a CDS encoding enoyl-CoA hydratase/isomerase family protein; translation: MEIDSDDGVLRLTFDRPGVLNAITRETASTLADTITDATPEEYHAIVITGEGDAFSAGGDIEAMAAEPDPPRQAYEEVTETFGRVVEAMLECPVPIVAKVNGDAVGAGLAIVALSDIAYAAEDATFSCAFVRVGLIPDTGGTFMLPRLIGLRAAKKLAFTGEFFDAERAADLDLINESMPADELDERVTETVERLGRRPTDVIGMMKQAMHENMGRQWDEALDYENLLQVHARATESHEEGVAAFLEGREPAFNE